A window from Pseudooceanicola algae encodes these proteins:
- the rpsH gene encoding 30S ribosomal protein S8, translating into MNDPIGDMLTRIRNSQMRGKSVVSTPASKLRAWVLDVLADEGYIRGYEKGTDVNGHPTLEISLKYYEGTPVIREIKRVSTPGRRVYMGVDDIPQVRQGLGVSIVSTSRGVMSDAAARSQKVGGEVLCTVF; encoded by the coding sequence ATGAACGATCCTATCGGCGATATGCTCACCCGTATCCGCAACTCCCAGATGCGTGGCAAATCCGTGGTTTCGACCCCGGCTTCCAAGCTGCGTGCATGGGTCCTGGATGTACTTGCCGACGAAGGCTACATCCGCGGCTACGAAAAGGGCACTGATGTCAACGGTCACCCGACCCTTGAAATCAGCCTGAAGTACTATGAAGGCACCCCCGTCATCCGCGAGATCAAGCGTGTTTCCACGCCCGGTCGCCGCGTTTACATGGGTGTCGATGACATTCCGCAGGTCCGTCAGGGTCTGGGTGTGTCGATTGTCTCCACGTCCAGAGGCGTGATGTCGGATGCAGCAGCTCGTAGCCAAAAAGTTGGCGGCGAAGTTCTCTGCACCGTCTTCTAA
- the rpsN gene encoding 30S ribosomal protein S14, translating into MAKKSMIEREKKRQHLVEQYADQRAALKAIIYDQEKPMEERFRASMKLAKLPRNSSATRLHNRCQLTGRPHAYYRKLKVSRIMLRELGSNGQIPGLVKSSW; encoded by the coding sequence ATGGCTAAGAAATCCATGATCGAGCGCGAGAAGAAGCGTCAGCACCTGGTCGAGCAGTATGCCGACCAACGTGCCGCTCTCAAAGCGATCATCTACGACCAAGAGAAGCCGATGGAAGAGCGTTTCCGCGCGTCCATGAAGCTTGCGAAACTGCCGCGCAACAGCTCGGCCACCCGGCTGCACAACCGTTGCCAGCTGACCGGCCGTCCCCACGCTTACTACCGTAAGCTGAAGGTGTCGCGGATCATGCTGCGGGAACTGGGCTCGAACGGCCAGATCCCCGGTCTCGTGAAATCGAGCTGGTAA
- a CDS encoding DUF5343 domain-containing protein yields the protein MASLPYVTSPGNIAKALEGIRAAQVPDLVTQDFVKTVLKIKGGSGNQITSFLKKIGFASSDGRPSELYRKFRNPTTSGEAIAASIRRAYAPLYVRNEYMHELPDNELLGLIVEETEAAHDANTVRMAFSSLKALLGVADFSSAGAPADEKDDLLDLGHDFKQPSGAQGRVPPEVASKSIGLNVGYTINLNLPASSDPAVFNAIFKSLKEHLLRDDDV from the coding sequence ATGGCTAGTCTACCGTATGTAACCTCGCCTGGAAATATTGCGAAGGCACTCGAAGGTATAAGGGCCGCGCAGGTTCCTGATTTGGTAACGCAGGATTTTGTAAAGACCGTTTTGAAGATCAAAGGCGGATCCGGGAACCAAATCACTTCATTTCTTAAAAAGATCGGCTTTGCCAGTTCCGATGGTCGGCCGTCCGAACTCTACCGGAAGTTCCGCAACCCTACGACATCGGGTGAGGCAATCGCAGCTTCGATCCGTCGAGCTTACGCGCCACTCTATGTGCGCAATGAGTACATGCACGAGTTGCCAGATAATGAACTGTTGGGGCTGATTGTAGAAGAGACCGAAGCCGCGCATGATGCGAACACTGTGAGGATGGCCTTTAGCTCGTTAAAGGCGCTTCTTGGGGTCGCTGACTTCTCTTCCGCAGGCGCTCCCGCAGATGAAAAGGACGACCTTTTGGATTTAGGCCATGATTTTAAGCAGCCGTCAGGAGCGCAGGGACGCGTTCCGCCCGAGGTTGCGAGTAAGTCAATAGGCCTGAACGTCGGCTACACTATCAACCTGAACCTTCCTGCATCTTCCGATCCAGCTGTCTTTAACGCCATTTTTAAGAGCCTTAAAGAGCACCTGTTGAGGGACGATGATGTCTAA
- the rplV gene encoding 50S ribosomal protein L22, producing the protein MSKDKNPRRVADNEAMAKLRMLRTSPQKLNLVAAMIRGKKVDKALTDLTFSKKRIAQDVKKCLQSAIANAENNHQLDVDELVVAEAYVGKNLVMKRGRPRARGRYGKIMKPFSELTIKVRQVEEQA; encoded by the coding sequence ATGAGCAAGGATAAGAATCCCCGCCGCGTGGCAGACAACGAAGCCATGGCAAAACTGCGCATGCTTCGGACCAGCCCGCAGAAACTGAACCTTGTCGCCGCGATGATCCGTGGCAAGAAGGTCGACAAGGCGTTGACCGATCTCACCTTCTCGAAGAAGCGGATCGCCCAGGATGTGAAGAAGTGCCTTCAGTCCGCCATCGCCAATGCCGAGAACAACCACCAGCTTGACGTCGACGAACTCGTCGTCGCCGAAGCTTACGTGGGCAAGAACCTCGTGATGAAACGTGGCCGTCCGCGGGCACGTGGCCGTTATGGCAAGATCATGAAGCCGTTTTCGGAACTCACCATCAAGGTGCGTCAGGTCGAGGAGCAAGCCTAA
- the rpsS gene encoding 30S ribosomal protein S19 has translation MARSVWKGPFVDAYVLKKAEAVRESGRKEVIKIWSRRSTILPQFVGLTFGVYNGHKHIPVNVTEDMIGQKFGEYSPTRTYYGHAADKKAKRK, from the coding sequence ATGGCACGTTCTGTTTGGAAAGGCCCCTTCGTTGACGCTTACGTCCTGAAAAAGGCCGAAGCGGTTCGCGAAAGCGGTCGTAAAGAAGTAATCAAGATCTGGTCGCGTCGCTCGACGATCCTGCCCCAATTCGTGGGTCTGACGTTTGGCGTGTACAACGGCCACAAGCACATTCCTGTCAACGTCACGGAAGACATGATCGGTCAGAAGTTCGGTGAGTATTCCCCGACCCGGACCTATTACGGTCACGCCGCCGACAAAAAAGCGAAGCGGAAGTAA
- the rpmC gene encoding 50S ribosomal protein L29, whose amino-acid sequence MSIQELRDKTPDQLKEELASLKKAQFNLRFQQATGQMENPAQMRVARRQAARVLTVLNEKAASAAASE is encoded by the coding sequence ATGAGCATTCAAGAGCTCCGCGACAAAACGCCTGACCAGCTCAAGGAAGAGCTGGCCTCGCTGAAGAAGGCACAGTTCAACCTGCGTTTTCAACAGGCGACCGGCCAAATGGAAAACCCCGCACAGATGCGTGTAGCGCGCCGTCAGGCCGCCCGCGTCCTCACCGTGCTGAATGAAAAAGCTGCCTCCGCAGCCGCTTCGGAATAA
- a CDS encoding spermidine synthase encodes MIPWEELASAQAPEGDTLRLFRRGEEFSIRLQDGNELMNSRLGGSEIALATLSFARLGTRPAPRVLIGGLGMGFTLRAAQEVAPVDARLIVSEIVPELIGWASAHMRPVFGDCLLDSRVEVRAGDVVAEIANAKPAYDAILLDVDNGPDGLTRDGNDALYGEEGLAAAHRALTPRGVLAIWSAHPDPAFTKRLARANFDVKVESVRAGRSKRGSRHTVWTAVRKGR; translated from the coding sequence ATGATCCCGTGGGAAGAATTGGCAAGCGCCCAGGCGCCAGAAGGTGACACCCTGCGCCTGTTCCGGCGTGGCGAGGAATTCTCGATCCGCTTGCAGGATGGCAACGAGTTGATGAACAGCCGTCTTGGCGGGTCCGAGATCGCGCTGGCCACGCTGTCCTTCGCCCGGTTAGGGACCCGTCCCGCGCCCCGAGTGCTGATCGGCGGCCTTGGCATGGGCTTCACCCTGCGGGCCGCCCAGGAGGTCGCGCCTGTGGACGCCCGGCTGATCGTGTCGGAGATCGTCCCGGAGCTTATCGGCTGGGCGAGCGCGCACATGCGCCCTGTCTTCGGGGATTGCCTGTTGGATTCCCGCGTCGAGGTCCGCGCCGGAGACGTGGTGGCCGAGATCGCCAATGCCAAGCCCGCCTATGACGCGATCCTGCTGGACGTGGACAACGGTCCGGACGGGTTGACCCGCGACGGCAACGACGCGCTTTACGGCGAAGAGGGGCTGGCCGCCGCGCACCGCGCGCTGACCCCCCGAGGTGTCCTGGCCATCTGGTCGGCCCACCCGGACCCGGCCTTCACGAAGCGCCTTGCGCGGGCGAATTTCGACGTGAAGGTCGAGAGCGTCAGGGCAGGGCGCAGCAAGCGCGGCTCCCGACATACGGTCTGGACGGCGGTGCGGAAGGGGCGGTGA
- a CDS encoding Swt1 family HEPN domain-containing protein, with translation MSGLQMVSDLHKVEKDHAVDLQIEPSKKVERRLSQYAQFESDLRADAARMSEFYEVFYCLENSIRNLVKDALVDAEGSDWWNSGRVHDERIKKPCESRRKKEIDNAVTPRSELLIDYTTFGELSQLITGNWDIFGAVFTSKSAVSNVTNQLNLLRGPIAHCNPTDELEQERLNLAVRSWFKLIS, from the coding sequence ATGAGTGGTCTGCAAATGGTGTCAGACCTCCATAAGGTAGAGAAGGATCATGCGGTTGACCTACAGATAGAACCATCGAAGAAGGTTGAGCGTCGTCTGTCGCAGTATGCACAATTTGAATCGGACTTGCGCGCTGACGCAGCGCGAATGTCGGAGTTTTATGAAGTTTTTTACTGCCTGGAGAACTCTATCAGAAATCTGGTGAAGGACGCATTGGTCGATGCCGAGGGTTCTGACTGGTGGAACAGTGGTCGGGTCCATGACGAGCGCATAAAAAAGCCATGTGAATCCCGCCGTAAGAAAGAGATTGATAATGCTGTCACTCCGAGGTCTGAACTGCTCATCGACTACACGACCTTCGGTGAGCTTTCTCAATTGATTACTGGCAATTGGGACATATTTGGAGCAGTTTTTACGTCGAAGTCGGCCGTCAGCAATGTAACCAATCAACTGAATCTATTGCGAGGCCCAATAGCCCACTGCAATCCTACAGATGAACTGGAGCAAGAACGGCTGAATTTGGCGGTTCGCTCGTGGTTCAAATTGATCTCGTAG
- the rpsE gene encoding 30S ribosomal protein S5, which yields MARDDNRGRRDRDESPEFADRLVAINRVSKTVKGGKRFGFAALVVVGDQKGRVGFGKGKAKEVPEAIRKATEQAKRQMIRVPLREGRTLHHDMEGRHGAGKVVMRSAPTGTGIIAGGPMRAVFEMLGVQDVVAKSIGSQNPYNMIRATLEGLQKVASPRSVAQRRGKKVADILPKRDEAPAESSLVAEEA from the coding sequence ATGGCAAGAGATGACAACCGGGGACGCCGCGACCGCGACGAATCTCCGGAGTTTGCGGATCGCCTGGTCGCGATCAACCGTGTGTCCAAGACCGTCAAGGGTGGTAAGCGCTTCGGCTTCGCAGCGCTCGTCGTCGTTGGCGACCAGAAGGGTCGCGTCGGCTTTGGCAAGGGCAAGGCCAAGGAGGTCCCCGAGGCCATCCGCAAGGCCACCGAGCAAGCCAAGCGTCAGATGATCCGCGTGCCGCTGCGCGAAGGTCGTACGCTGCACCACGACATGGAAGGCCGTCACGGCGCCGGTAAAGTGGTCATGCGTTCCGCACCGACCGGTACCGGGATCATCGCAGGTGGCCCGATGCGTGCCGTCTTCGAAATGCTCGGCGTTCAAGACGTGGTCGCCAAGTCGATCGGTTCGCAGAACCCCTACAACATGATCCGCGCCACGCTCGAAGGCCTGCAGAAAGTGGCTTCGCCGCGTTCCGTCGCCCAACGTCGCGGCAAAAAAGTGGCTGACATCCTGCCCAAGCGTGACGAGGCTCCGGCCGAATCTTCGCTCGTGGCTGAAGAGGCGTAA
- the rpsQ gene encoding 30S ribosomal protein S17 — MPKRILQGVVTSDANAQTVTVSVERRFTHPVLKKTIRKSKKYRAHDEQNTFKTGDAVRIQECAPKSKTKRWEVIAS, encoded by the coding sequence ATGCCCAAACGTATCCTTCAAGGTGTCGTGACTTCCGACGCCAACGCTCAGACCGTTACCGTGTCCGTCGAACGTCGTTTCACGCACCCGGTTCTGAAGAAGACCATTCGTAAGTCCAAGAAATATCGGGCGCACGATGAACAAAACACCTTCAAGACAGGTGACGCGGTCCGCATTCAGGAATGCGCACCGAAATCGAAGACGAAACGCTGGGAAGTGATCGCCAGCTGA
- a CDS encoding TIGR02466 family protein encodes MPQIRSLFATRLYRAALSELGTAPDAAELTESCYSIAEDDDAGQEWCEENDYPGYTSYASLTDLPWRFPIFADLVTLLDAHVAAFAEDLGFDLGDRALKLEDIWINILPEGGTHSSHIHPHSAISGTTYVAMPDGASALKLEDPRLPMMMAAPPRRKDVREDLKSFIYEAPKVGDVLLWESWLRHEVPMNLAEEERISVSFNYAWT; translated from the coding sequence ATGCCCCAGATCCGCTCCCTCTTCGCCACCCGCCTCTACCGTGCCGCGCTCTCCGAACTGGGTACGGCCCCGGATGCCGCCGAACTGACCGAAAGCTGCTATTCCATTGCCGAAGATGACGATGCCGGCCAGGAATGGTGCGAAGAGAACGATTATCCCGGCTACACCTCTTATGCCTCGCTCACCGATCTGCCCTGGCGCTTTCCGATCTTTGCCGACCTCGTCACGCTGCTGGACGCCCATGTGGCGGCCTTCGCCGAAGACCTCGGCTTCGACCTCGGTGATCGCGCGCTCAAGCTCGAGGACATCTGGATCAACATCCTGCCCGAGGGCGGCACACATTCCAGCCATATCCACCCGCACTCGGCGATCTCCGGCACCACCTATGTCGCCATGCCCGACGGCGCCTCGGCCCTCAAGCTCGAAGACCCGCGCCTGCCGATGATGATGGCCGCCCCGCCCCGCCGCAAGGATGTCCGCGAGGACCTCAAAAGCTTCATCTACGAGGCCCCCAAGGTCGGCGATGTGCTGCTCTGGGAAAGCTGGCTGCGCCACGAGGTTCCGATGAACCTCGCTGAAGAAGAGCGCATCTCGGTCAGCTTCAACTATGCCTGGACCTGA
- the rplN gene encoding 50S ribosomal protein L14 — MIQMQTNLDVADNSGARRVQCIKVLGGSKRKYASVGDIIVVSVKEAIPRGRVKKGDVRKAVVVRTAKEVRRDDGTAIRFDRNAAVILNNNNEPVGTRIFGPVVRELRAKNFMKIISLAPEVL; from the coding sequence ATGATCCAGATGCAGACCAATCTGGATGTCGCTGACAACTCCGGCGCTCGCCGGGTGCAGTGCATCAAGGTTCTGGGTGGTTCCAAGCGTAAGTACGCTAGCGTGGGCGACATCATTGTCGTCTCCGTCAAGGAAGCCATCCCGCGCGGTCGCGTTAAGAAAGGGGACGTCCGCAAGGCCGTCGTCGTACGCACCGCCAAGGAAGTTCGTCGCGATGACGGCACCGCAATCCGCTTCGACCGGAATGCCGCCGTGATCCTCAACAACAACAACGAGCCCGTCGGTACGCGTATCTTCGGCCCGGTTGTTCGCGAGCTGCGCGCCAAGAACTTCATGAAAATCATTTCGCTGGCGCCGGAGGTGCTCTGA
- the rplF gene encoding 50S ribosomal protein L6 produces the protein MSRIGKKPVELPSGVSASLSGQTVEVKGPKGTHSFTATDDVNIVIEENVITVTPRGSSKRALQQWGMSRTVVSNLVQGVSTGFKKQLEITGVGYRAQAQGNVLKLNLGLSHEVNFQVPDGVTVTTPKPTEITVEGTDSQLVGQVAANIREWRKPEPYKGKGIRYKGEFIFRKEGKKK, from the coding sequence ATGTCTCGCATTGGTAAGAAACCGGTCGAGCTGCCCTCTGGCGTCAGCGCCAGTCTCTCGGGTCAGACCGTCGAAGTGAAGGGCCCGAAAGGGACCCACAGCTTCACCGCCACCGACGATGTCAACATCGTCATCGAAGAAAACGTGATCACCGTGACTCCTCGCGGGTCGTCCAAGCGTGCGCTGCAACAATGGGGCATGTCCCGTACTGTTGTGTCGAACCTCGTTCAGGGCGTCTCGACCGGCTTCAAGAAACAGCTGGAGATCACTGGTGTGGGTTATCGGGCGCAGGCTCAGGGCAACGTCCTGAAGCTGAACCTCGGCCTCTCGCACGAAGTGAACTTCCAGGTTCCTGATGGGGTCACCGTCACGACGCCGAAGCCGACGGAAATCACGGTCGAAGGCACCGATTCACAGCTCGTCGGCCAGGTTGCGGCCAACATCCGTGAGTGGCGCAAGCCCGAGCCCTACAAGGGCAAAGGCATCCGCTACAAAGGCGAGTTCATCTTCCGTAAGGAAGGCAAGAAGAAGTAA
- the rplB gene encoding 50S ribosomal protein L2 has translation MALKSYKPTTPGQRGLVLIDRSELWKGRPVKALTEGLTKSGGRNNTGRITSRRRGGGAKRLYRIVDFKRNKFDVEGVVMRIEYDPNRTAFIALIQYVDGEQAYVLAPQRLAIGDKVVSSQKADIKPGNAMPFSGMPIGTIVHNIELKPGKGGQIARAAGTYAQFVGRDGGYAQIRLSSGELRMVRQECMATVGAVSNPDNSNQNYGKAGRMRHKGIRPSVRGVVMNPIDHPHGGGEGRTSGGRHPVTPWGKPTKGYKTRKNKATDKYIIRSRHAKKKGR, from the coding sequence ATGGCACTCAAGTCGTATAAGCCGACGACGCCGGGCCAGCGCGGGCTGGTGCTGATCGACCGTTCGGAGCTGTGGAAAGGTCGCCCCGTCAAAGCCCTCACCGAGGGTCTGACGAAATCGGGTGGCCGGAACAACACCGGACGTATCACATCGCGCCGTCGTGGTGGCGGGGCGAAACGCCTCTACCGGATCGTTGACTTCAAGCGGAACAAATTCGACGTCGAAGGCGTCGTGATGCGGATCGAATATGACCCGAACCGTACCGCCTTCATCGCACTGATCCAGTATGTCGATGGCGAACAGGCATATGTCCTGGCACCGCAGCGTCTGGCGATCGGCGACAAGGTCGTCTCGTCCCAGAAGGCCGACATCAAGCCCGGTAACGCAATGCCCTTCTCGGGCATGCCGATCGGTACGATCGTCCACAACATCGAACTGAAGCCCGGCAAGGGCGGCCAGATCGCACGCGCGGCGGGCACCTACGCCCAGTTCGTCGGTCGCGATGGTGGCTACGCACAGATCCGCCTGTCCTCGGGCGAGCTGCGCATGGTTCGCCAGGAATGCATGGCCACCGTCGGCGCCGTCTCGAACCCCGACAACAGCAACCAGAACTACGGTAAAGCGGGCCGCATGCGGCACAAGGGCATCCGCCCCTCCGTCCGTGGTGTGGTCATGAACCCGATCGACCACCCGCATGGTGGTGGTGAAGGCCGGACCTCTGGTGGTCGTCACCCGGTTACGCCCTGGGGTAAACCCACCAAGGGCTACAAAACCCGCAAGAACAAGGCCACGGACAAGTACATCATCCGTAGCCGTCACGCGAAGAAGAAGGGTCGCTAA
- the rpsC gene encoding 30S ribosomal protein S3, which yields MGQKVNPIGMRLQVNRTWDSRWYADSKDFGDLLLEDIKIREFIKTECKQAGIARVIIERPHKKCRVTIHTARPGVIIGKKGADIEVLRKKLASMTDSELHLNIVEVRKPELDAQLVAENIAQQLERRVSFRRAMKRGVQSAMRMGSLGIRVNVAGRLGGAEIARTEWYREGRVPLHTLRADIDYAHAEAMTPYGIIGIKVWIFKGEIMEHDPSARERKAQELQDGPAPRGAGGRRDR from the coding sequence ATGGGTCAGAAAGTCAATCCTATCGGTATGCGCCTCCAGGTCAATCGCACCTGGGACAGCCGCTGGTACGCCGATTCCAAGGATTTCGGTGATCTTCTTCTGGAAGACATCAAGATCCGTGAATTCATCAAGACCGAGTGCAAGCAGGCCGGTATTGCCCGCGTGATCATCGAACGCCCCCACAAGAAATGCCGTGTGACCATTCACACTGCACGTCCGGGCGTGATCATCGGCAAGAAAGGCGCCGACATCGAGGTGCTTCGCAAGAAGCTCGCCAGCATGACGGATTCGGAACTGCACCTCAACATCGTCGAGGTCCGCAAGCCCGAGCTTGACGCCCAACTGGTTGCCGAGAACATCGCGCAGCAGCTGGAACGTCGTGTGTCCTTCCGTCGCGCCATGAAGCGCGGCGTACAGAGCGCGATGCGCATGGGGTCCCTCGGGATCCGGGTCAACGTCGCGGGCCGCCTTGGCGGCGCCGAAATCGCCCGGACCGAATGGTACCGCGAGGGCCGCGTGCCCCTGCATACCCTGCGTGCCGATATCGACTATGCTCACGCCGAAGCAATGACCCCCTATGGTATCATCGGGATCAAGGTCTGGATCTTCAAAGGCGAGATCATGGAACATGATCCGTCGGCCCGCGAGCGTAAGGCTCAAGAGCTGCAAGACGGCCCTGCACCCCGTGGTGCCGGTGGCCGCCGCGACCGGTAA
- the rpmD gene encoding 50S ribosomal protein L30, with the protein MATIVVKQIGSPIRRPAKQRATLVGLGLNKMQKTRELEDTPSVRGMVRSIPHLVEIIEEKP; encoded by the coding sequence ATGGCAACTATCGTCGTGAAACAGATCGGTTCGCCGATCCGCCGCCCCGCCAAACAGCGTGCTACGCTCGTCGGCCTGGGTCTGAACAAGATGCAAAAGACCCGCGAACTGGAAGACACTCCTTCCGTGCGCGGCATGGTGCGGTCCATTCCGCACCTGGTCGAGATCATCGAAGAGAAACCCTGA
- the rplE gene encoding 50S ribosomal protein L5: MLDAETYTPRLKAAFAETIKPALKEEFGYKNDMQIPRLDKIVLNIGCGAEAVRDSKKAKSAQEDLSTIAGQKAVITIAKKSIAGFRVREEMPLGAKVTLRGDQMYEFLDRLITIAMPRIRDFRGVSGKSFDGRGNYAMGIKEHIVFPEINFDKIDESWGLDIVIGTTAATDAEAKALLKAFNMPFNS; this comes from the coding sequence ATGCTTGATGCAGAAACCTATACCCCGCGGCTGAAGGCTGCCTTTGCGGAAACGATCAAGCCTGCTCTGAAAGAAGAGTTCGGCTACAAGAACGACATGCAGATCCCGCGTCTGGACAAGATCGTTCTGAACATTGGTTGTGGCGCAGAGGCCGTCCGGGATTCCAAGAAGGCCAAATCGGCCCAGGAAGACCTGTCGACCATCGCCGGTCAAAAAGCTGTCATCACGATCGCCAAGAAGTCCATCGCTGGCTTCCGCGTCCGTGAAGAGATGCCGCTTGGCGCCAAGGTCACCCTTCGTGGCGACCAGATGTACGAATTCCTCGATCGCCTGATCACGATCGCCATGCCCCGTATCCGCGACTTCCGCGGCGTATCGGGCAAGTCGTTCGACGGTCGTGGCAACTACGCCATGGGCATCAAGGAACATATCGTCTTCCCCGAGATCAACTTCGACAAGATCGATGAATCCTGGGGTCTCGATATCGTCATCGGCACCACCGCCGCCACCGACGCAGAAGCGAAGGCATTGTTGAAAGCGTTCAACATGCCTTTCAACAGCTGA
- the rplP gene encoding 50S ribosomal protein L16 has translation MLQPKRTKFRKQFKGRIKGDAKGGSDLNFGTYGLKAIQPERVTARQIEAARRAMTRHMKRQGRVWIRIFPDVAVTSKPTEVRMGKGKGSVDYWAAKVKPGRVMFEIDGVTEEVAREALRLASMKLPIKTRVVVREDW, from the coding sequence ATGCTTCAACCGAAACGCACAAAGTTCCGGAAACAGTTCAAAGGCCGGATCAAGGGCGATGCCAAAGGCGGCTCCGACCTGAACTTCGGAACCTACGGCCTGAAAGCGATCCAGCCCGAGCGGGTCACCGCCCGGCAGATCGAGGCAGCCCGCCGTGCCATGACGCGCCACATGAAGCGTCAGGGCCGTGTCTGGATCCGGATTTTCCCGGATGTGGCCGTGACCTCCAAACCCACCGAAGTCCGGATGGGTAAGGGTAAAGGTTCGGTCGATTACTGGGCCGCCAAGGTCAAGCCCGGCCGCGTGATGTTCGAAATCGACGGTGTCACCGAAGAAGTGGCGCGCGAAGCGCTCCGTCTTGCTTCGATGAAGCTGCCGATCAAGACCCGCGTCGTCGTTCGCGAAGACTGGTAA
- the rplO gene encoding 50S ribosomal protein L15: MKLNELHDNPGATKRRQRVGRGPGSGKGKMGGRGIKGQKSRSGVAIAGYEGGQMPLYQRLPKRGFTKPNRKKFAVVNLGLIAKFVDEKKIDGSAAITEDVLVASGLVRRKLDGIRVLNKGELTSALNIEVTGASKSAVEAVEKAGGSLKVAAEAVAAE; the protein is encoded by the coding sequence ATGAAACTGAACGAACTGCATGACAATCCCGGCGCAACCAAGAGACGCCAGCGCGTTGGCCGTGGCCCGGGTTCGGGCAAAGGTAAAATGGGTGGCCGTGGTATCAAGGGTCAGAAGTCGCGTTCGGGCGTGGCAATTGCCGGCTACGAAGGCGGCCAGATGCCGCTCTACCAGCGTCTGCCCAAGCGTGGCTTCACCAAGCCGAACCGCAAGAAATTTGCCGTCGTCAACCTTGGCCTGATCGCCAAGTTCGTTGACGAGAAAAAGATCGACGGCTCGGCCGCGATCACCGAAGACGTGCTGGTTGCATCCGGCCTGGTCCGTCGCAAGCTGGACGGCATTCGCGTGCTGAACAAGGGCGAACTGACCTCCGCTCTGAACATCGAAGTGACCGGTGCTTCCAAGTCGGCTGTCGAAGCCGTCGAGAAGGCAGGCGGGTCGCTCAAGGTGGCAGCAGAAGCCGTCGCCGCGGAATAA
- the rplR gene encoding 50S ribosomal protein L18, with protein MAKSKRDLFLKRRLRVRNKLRAVNAGRLRLSIHRSNKNISAQLIDDVQGVTLASASSLEADLGVVGKNNIEAAIKVGATIAERAKKAGVEEAYFDRGGFLYHGKVKALADAAREGGLKI; from the coding sequence ATGGCAAAAAGCAAAAGGGATCTGTTCCTGAAACGCCGCCTGCGCGTTCGGAACAAACTTCGTGCAGTGAACGCAGGGCGCCTGCGCCTGTCGATCCATCGTTCGAACAAGAACATCAGCGCACAGCTGATCGACGACGTTCAGGGCGTGACCCTCGCATCGGCCTCGTCTCTCGAGGCGGATCTGGGCGTGGTCGGCAAGAACAACATCGAGGCCGCCATCAAGGTGGGTGCCACGATTGCAGAACGTGCGAAAAAGGCCGGTGTCGAAGAAGCATACTTCGACCGCGGCGGCTTCCTCTACCACGGCAAGGTCAAAGCATTGGCCGATGCCGCGCGTGAAGGTGGTCTGAAGATCTGA
- the rplX gene encoding 50S ribosomal protein L24 has product MAAKLKKGDKVVVLAGKDKGKEGTITTVDPKAGKAIVDGLNMAIRHTRQTQTSQGGRLSKALPIALSNLAFVDANGKPTRVGFKVEGDKKVRFAKTTGDVIDA; this is encoded by the coding sequence ATGGCTGCGAAACTTAAAAAAGGCGACAAGGTCGTCGTTCTCGCCGGTAAGGACAAGGGCAAGGAAGGCACGATCACGACTGTTGATCCGAAAGCCGGAAAAGCCATTGTCGACGGTCTGAACATGGCCATTCGTCATACCCGCCAAACCCAGACCAGCCAAGGTGGCCGCCTGTCCAAGGCCCTGCCGATCGCGCTGTCCAACCTGGCCTTTGTCGATGCCAACGGCAAACCGACCCGCGTCGGTTTCAAAGTTGAAGGCGACAAGAAGGTCCGCTTTGCCAAGACCACGGGGGACGTGATCGATGCTTGA